One part of the Mariniflexile litorale genome encodes these proteins:
- a CDS encoding GNAT family N-acetyltransferase: MQQDNEKIINTTMDDFPAVLWLFEEAMKLQGQNGYKVWKTLDKAGLVNDIQHNLQYKIVSRNDILCVFSVQLNDPLIWHNRDQNDAIYLHRIVVNPNHKGQKQFEKVMNWAIKYARQHNLKFIRMDTWADNGKIIDYYQSFGFRFIENYRTTNAPELPIQNRNLNVALMEITIP; the protein is encoded by the coding sequence CAATGGATGATTTTCCAGCAGTTCTTTGGCTTTTTGAGGAAGCCATGAAATTGCAGGGACAAAATGGCTATAAAGTTTGGAAAACACTTGATAAAGCAGGTTTGGTGAATGACATTCAACACAATCTTCAATATAAAATAGTGAGCAGAAATGACATTCTTTGTGTTTTCAGCGTTCAACTAAACGACCCGCTAATATGGCACAATCGTGACCAGAATGACGCAATATATTTACATAGAATAGTTGTTAACCCAAATCATAAGGGGCAAAAGCAGTTTGAAAAAGTCATGAATTGGGCAATAAAATATGCTCGGCAACATAATTTAAAATTTATAAGAATGGACACTTGGGCTGATAATGGTAAAATAATTGACTATTACCAATCATTTGGGTTTAGGTTTATTGAAAATTACAGGACAACAAATGCCCCGGAACTTCCCATTCAAAACCGTAATTTGAATGTGGCTTTAATGGAGATAACAATACCATAA
- a CDS encoding Crp/Fnr family transcriptional regulator, which translates to MNEIRKFIDNISPMNDSDWEFFSLKLQKVELEKNTTILEIGKTENYLSFISKGIIRLYIPREESDLTFGFLFDNEFVTAYESFLTQSPSEYQIETLTETILWKISNKDLQEVYERTSNGNIIGRKMAENMFLIKSKRELSLLNKTAEERYLDLFSDRPKLLQQIPLKYIASYIGITPQALSRIRKRIN; encoded by the coding sequence ATGAACGAAATCAGAAAATTTATTGATAATATATCTCCAATGAACGATTCTGATTGGGAATTTTTCTCTTTGAAACTACAAAAAGTGGAGCTTGAAAAAAACACTACAATATTAGAAATTGGTAAAACTGAAAATTATTTATCCTTTATTTCAAAAGGAATAATCCGACTTTATATTCCTAGAGAAGAATCTGATTTAACTTTTGGCTTTTTATTTGACAATGAATTTGTTACTGCTTATGAATCTTTTCTAACACAAAGTCCATCCGAATATCAAATTGAAACATTGACAGAAACAATCTTGTGGAAAATTTCGAACAAAGATTTACAAGAAGTCTATGAAAGAACAAGTAACGGAAATATTATTGGACGGAAGATGGCTGAAAATATGTTTCTAATAAAATCGAAAAGAGAACTTTCCTTATTAAATAAAACAGCCGAAGAACGATATTTGGACTTATTCTCTGACAGACCAAAATTATTACAACAAATTCCTTTAAAATATATTGCCTCATATATTGGGATTACTCCACAAGCCTTGAGTAGAATAAGAAAACGCATTAATTAA
- a CDS encoding lipocalin family protein: MKKILFTILLMFAVFNLSAQNSETIVGKWVFTKALNKGIDQAGMESLKTQVIGKWKFEFFANGKYDTFMMGEKTSGNWVLKDQTLTLNGIEGDPQKLKILKSSKNELALKLGLGEFLLTRLTELN; encoded by the coding sequence ATGAAAAAAATCTTATTTACAATATTATTAATGTTTGCAGTCTTTAATCTATCAGCTCAAAATTCGGAAACGATTGTTGGAAAATGGGTTTTTACTAAAGCACTTAATAAAGGTATCGATCAAGCTGGAATGGAATCCCTAAAAACACAAGTAATCGGAAAATGGAAATTCGAGTTTTTTGCTAATGGCAAATATGATACATTTATGATGGGAGAAAAAACTAGTGGGAATTGGGTATTAAAAGATCAAACTCTTACTTTGAATGGAATTGAAGGTGACCCTCAAAAATTAAAAATATTAAAGTCATCAAAAAACGAATTAGCTCTTAAACTTGGATTAGGAGAATTTTTATTGACAAGACTAACTGAATTAAACTAG
- a CDS encoding Crp/Fnr family transcriptional regulator, whose translation MTELLTRNILNHITLSKKELDSFCSLFNQKEVRKKHFLMREGEICKFEGFVTKGLFRVYHIDNNGFEQVLYFAQENWWITDIDSFTNEKPSQLYIQALEDSEVLLISKKNKEFAYNNIPKIEKLFRIMTQKTHIALQRRMIDNLSKTAEQRYIGFIEKYPKLFQRLTNLQIAAYLGISHEFLSKIRRKIASKK comes from the coding sequence ATGACAGAATTACTAACACGAAATATATTAAACCATATTACTCTTTCAAAAAAAGAGCTAGATAGTTTTTGCAGCTTATTTAACCAAAAAGAAGTTAGAAAAAAACATTTCCTCATGCGAGAAGGAGAGATTTGTAAGTTTGAGGGCTTTGTTACCAAAGGACTTTTCAGAGTATATCACATAGACAATAATGGTTTTGAACAAGTACTCTATTTTGCTCAAGAAAATTGGTGGATTACTGATATAGATAGTTTTACCAATGAAAAACCATCACAACTTTATATTCAAGCATTGGAGGATAGTGAAGTATTATTAATTTCAAAAAAAAATAAAGAGTTTGCTTATAATAACATTCCCAAAATTGAGAAACTGTTCAGAATCATGACTCAAAAAACTCATATCGCATTGCAACGAAGAATGATAGATAATTTAAGTAAAACAGCAGAGCAACGTTATATAGGTTTTATTGAAAAATATCCTAAACTCTTTCAACGATTAACAAACTTACAGATTGCCGCATATTTGGGCATAAGCCACGAGTTTTTGAGTAAAATTAGACGGAAAATCGCTAGTAAAAAATAG
- a CDS encoding MBL fold metallo-hydrolase has product MKSIISTTLFTILILFKMNAQEQSFKTIETNNFKLQVYNASENSFGVASIIISGKNDAVLIDAQFTLADAEKVAQEIKNSGKKLTTIYVSHGDPDFYFGLEVFKKYFPEVTAYASPETVEHIKATAQKKLEVWGERLGDKITSNVILPQVLKGNFIDLEGKKLEIIGLDDFPKRTFVWIPSIKTALGGINVFGTTFNVWMADAQTTEVRNNWISILNTISDLKPEIVIPAHANTNSDFTIDAVNHTKNYIQFFEEALKSNKTSEELIATIKSKYPNLTFETALMLGAKVNTGEMKW; this is encoded by the coding sequence ATGAAATCGATTATTTCAACAACATTATTCACAATTTTAATTTTATTCAAAATGAACGCACAAGAACAAAGTTTCAAAACAATTGAAACAAACAATTTTAAATTACAAGTTTACAACGCATCAGAAAACAGCTTTGGTGTGGCATCTATAATTATCTCAGGTAAAAACGATGCGGTATTGATAGATGCACAATTTACTTTGGCAGATGCCGAAAAGGTAGCACAAGAAATCAAAAACTCAGGAAAGAAATTAACCACGATTTATGTTTCACATGGTGACCCTGATTTTTATTTCGGATTAGAAGTATTCAAGAAATATTTCCCAGAGGTTACGGCTTATGCATCGCCTGAAACAGTAGAACATATTAAGGCAACAGCTCAAAAAAAATTGGAAGTTTGGGGAGAAAGATTAGGCGATAAAATTACGTCCAATGTTATTTTGCCTCAGGTTCTTAAAGGAAATTTTATTGATTTAGAAGGCAAAAAATTGGAAATCATTGGGTTAGACGATTTCCCAAAAAGAACCTTTGTATGGATTCCTTCCATAAAAACAGCTTTAGGCGGAATTAATGTTTTTGGCACAACATTTAATGTATGGATGGCAGATGCACAAACAACAGAAGTACGTAATAATTGGATTTCAATCTTAAATACTATCAGTGATTTAAAACCTGAAATAGTAATTCCTGCACACGCAAATACAAATTCAGATTTTACTATTGATGCTGTTAACCACACGAAGAATTATATTCAATTTTTTGAAGAAGCGTTAAAAAGTAATAAAACTTCTGAAGAATTAATAGCAACTATAAAATCAAAATATCCAAATTTAACTTTTGAAACAGCCTTAATGTTAGGAGCAAAAGTGAACACAGGAGAAATGAAATGGTAA
- a CDS encoding nuclear transport factor 2 family protein yields MTNLDIIKSTYEGKTSEENGENLAKYVAENISWTEAKGFPYAGTYFGLESVTENVFKRLGSEWIDYKFSPEDYIANEDKVVAYGTYSGTYKKTKKYFEARVAHIWKLNNGKIIRFEQFVDSKSVDEAIR; encoded by the coding sequence ATGACAAATTTAGATATAATAAAAAGCACGTATGAAGGTAAAACTTCAGAAGAAAACGGTGAAAACTTAGCCAAATATGTAGCCGAAAATATCAGTTGGACAGAAGCCAAAGGCTTTCCTTATGCAGGAACTTATTTTGGTTTAGAAAGTGTTACTGAAAATGTTTTTAAGCGCTTGGGTAGCGAGTGGATTGATTATAAATTTTCACCCGAAGATTATATTGCAAATGAAGACAAAGTAGTTGCTTATGGCACATATTCGGGCACATATAAAAAAACGAAAAAGTATTTTGAAGCAAGAGTTGCCCATATATGGAAACTAAACAATGGCAAGATTATCCGTTTTGAGCAGTTTGTAGACAGTAAATCGGTTGACGAAGCAATACGTTAA
- a CDS encoding helix-turn-helix domain-containing protein codes for MNYQEYIPNSNIQGVVEKFWIVSDIKESYRERIFPEGCTNLLFNISDTNSSLDILGINSIFSDFTPNPSDYYFGVSFKPGMLGALTKESLFLIKNQSIPSQEIIPQFDNNILEKFIDLQTAKKRIVFVENQLNKVINLNLNDTQLTNSVANSIKSNYIQGTKNLAKNHNISLRQLERKFKNEVGISMKLYARLMRFNKALTIIKSYPNRSLSEIAYDLGFYDHSHLTNEIKHFTGLQPSLFR; via the coding sequence ATGAACTATCAAGAATATATACCTAACTCAAATATCCAAGGGGTAGTAGAAAAATTCTGGATAGTATCTGATATAAAAGAAAGCTATCGTGAGAGAATTTTTCCTGAAGGTTGCACCAACTTACTTTTTAATATATCTGATACAAATAGTTCTCTAGACATCCTTGGAATTAATTCAATTTTCTCTGACTTCACCCCAAACCCTAGTGATTATTACTTTGGAGTTAGTTTTAAACCAGGTATGTTAGGTGCTTTGACAAAAGAATCTCTTTTTCTCATTAAAAATCAATCTATTCCAAGCCAAGAAATTATTCCTCAATTTGACAATAACATTTTAGAGAAATTTATTGATTTACAGACTGCTAAAAAGAGAATAGTATTTGTCGAAAATCAGTTGAATAAAGTCATCAATTTGAATTTAAATGACACTCAACTAACTAACAGTGTTGCAAACTCAATAAAGAGCAACTATATCCAAGGCACGAAGAATCTGGCTAAAAATCACAATATTTCACTTAGACAACTAGAAAGAAAATTTAAAAACGAAGTAGGAATATCAATGAAATTATATGCTCGCTTAATGCGATTTAATAAAGCATTAACAATAATTAAATCATATCCAAATCGTAGTTTATCAGAAATAGCTTATGATTTAGGTTTTTATGATCACTCACATCTTACTAATGAAATCAAACATTTCACAGGACTTCAACCATCACTATTTAGATAA
- a CDS encoding VOC family protein, whose protein sequence is MKKDELIKLKVLHTNLMVDDVTSTIFFYEKIGFEVVQKAPNKKPEWAYIKKDNASLMFQSTSSLQKEFIQLKEQKMGGGLTIWIQVENIKEYYNQIKDEAEVLKPLGVTEYNGATEFVIQDLNGFILHFSNLEL, encoded by the coding sequence ATGAAAAAAGACGAGCTAATAAAATTAAAAGTACTCCATACTAATTTAATGGTAGATGATGTTACATCAACCATATTTTTCTATGAAAAGATTGGGTTCGAAGTTGTACAAAAAGCGCCAAACAAAAAACCTGAATGGGCTTATATAAAAAAAGATAATGCTTCACTTATGTTTCAATCCACATCCTCACTCCAAAAGGAATTTATCCAACTTAAAGAACAAAAAATGGGAGGTGGGTTGACTATATGGATTCAGGTTGAAAATATCAAAGAATACTACAATCAAATAAAAGATGAAGCCGAAGTATTAAAACCGTTAGGCGTGACTGAATATAATGGTGCAACTGAATTTGTTATTCAAGATTTGAATGGATTCATTTTGCATTTTTCAAATCTTGAACTATAA
- a CDS encoding helix-turn-helix transcriptional regulator has translation MKTKIKTYDSEGFRKEYFNDNSRLDELFKKSIIDFFCLRIEDLISGVLKPILPSKEESHTFIFVTEGSYKTKIGFKEYEIKPNQVLTIQAGVVFSVEQIIKNVKGYTCHFHPNTLIGKFGNRSLISEFEFLNVGNYPIIGIKESSMSAILNIFKRLATEFANDNNPNIIHTYLYTLLTELKILVGESNLVKQGASYQITTQFRTLVHAKVKENLKVTDFARIMNVSPNHLNKSVKSITAKSASEIIDEIKLIEIKYLLYQSTLSISEISYEMGYLDPSYFTRFFKKRENVSPTEFRELIEKS, from the coding sequence ATGAAGACCAAAATCAAAACATACGATTCGGAGGGATTCAGAAAAGAATACTTCAACGACAATTCGAGACTTGACGAACTGTTTAAGAAAAGCATAATTGATTTCTTTTGCCTACGAATTGAAGACTTAATTTCAGGAGTGCTGAAACCTATTTTGCCATCAAAAGAAGAAAGTCACACGTTTATTTTTGTAACCGAAGGTTCGTACAAAACGAAAATTGGATTTAAGGAATATGAAATAAAGCCAAATCAAGTTTTAACGATTCAAGCAGGTGTAGTTTTTTCTGTTGAACAGATAATCAAAAATGTAAAAGGCTATACCTGCCACTTTCACCCAAACACACTTATCGGAAAATTTGGCAATCGTTCTCTGATTTCAGAGTTTGAATTTCTTAATGTAGGAAACTACCCGATAATAGGCATAAAAGAAAGTTCAATGTCAGCAATTTTGAATATCTTCAAAAGGTTAGCTACCGAATTTGCTAATGATAATAACCCAAATATTATTCATACTTATCTATACACATTACTAACGGAATTGAAGATACTCGTTGGCGAAAGCAATTTAGTAAAACAAGGAGCTTCATATCAGATTACCACTCAATTTAGAACCTTGGTTCACGCCAAGGTAAAAGAAAACCTAAAAGTAACAGACTTTGCACGTATAATGAACGTAAGTCCAAACCACTTGAACAAATCTGTGAAGTCAATTACCGCAAAATCAGCATCAGAAATTATTGACGAAATCAAACTCATTGAAATTAAGTATTTATTGTACCAATCAACTCTATCAATAAGTGAGATTTCCTATGAAATGGGTTATTTAGACCCTTCATATTTCACAAGGTTTTTCAAAAAAAGAGAAAATGTATCACCAACGGAATTTCGAGAATTGATTGAAAAGTCCTAA
- a CDS encoding DUF3817 domain-containing protein, giving the protein MNTFLNSNIGRLRLLAIIEGISLLILVFVSVPLKRIYGVTTLSSVLGPVHGILFLLFVMNTISVGTEQNWKFKQTTWKVLLACIIPFGTFYIDSKILKPLHKKIGQ; this is encoded by the coding sequence ATGAATACATTTCTTAATTCAAATATCGGAAGATTGCGTTTGTTGGCAATTATAGAAGGAATTTCGCTACTCATTTTAGTATTTGTTTCAGTTCCATTAAAACGGATTTACGGAGTTACAACTCTATCCTCGGTTTTAGGACCAGTTCACGGAATACTTTTCCTCTTGTTCGTTATGAACACGATAAGTGTAGGAACGGAGCAAAATTGGAAATTCAAACAGACGACTTGGAAAGTTCTATTAGCCTGTATTATTCCGTTTGGAACATTTTACATTGATAGCAAGATTCTTAAACCCCTGCACAAAAAAATCGGTCAATGA
- a CDS encoding transposase — MYGYLNRIRSSRVLEKECQRNIELMWLLKRLVPDHNTIANFRKDNTKPIAKVFRATVKMASHFELIGGTLVAGDSTKLRAQNSKKNNFNPAKIERHIAYIDARLEEYALALSKQDGDTNNKKVITKKISKHRLQKQKYIAYQNTIDSTGVTQISTSDPDSRQIMTRNNISEVAYTVQTIVDARHNIPIDFKVTNQNDSKAMGGMLRRTKTILRTNNFTALFDKGYHTGSEFNAAHQLGIKTLVAIPSIGRASQARTQTTTPNTLPIARKTTPTHVHREIS, encoded by the coding sequence ATTTACGGATACCTTAATCGCATTCGCTCCTCACGAGTCCTCGAGAAAGAATGTCAACGCAATATTGAGCTTATGTGGCTCTTAAAAAGACTTGTTCCTGATCATAATACTATTGCTAATTTTCGCAAGGACAATACTAAGCCCATTGCTAAGGTTTTTCGTGCCACAGTAAAAATGGCCTCGCACTTTGAGCTTATTGGTGGCACATTGGTCGCTGGAGACAGCACAAAACTTAGAGCACAAAATTCCAAGAAAAACAACTTTAACCCTGCAAAAATAGAACGTCACATTGCATACATTGATGCGCGATTAGAAGAATACGCCTTGGCTTTGTCTAAACAAGATGGAGATACTAATAACAAAAAAGTCATAACTAAAAAGATTAGCAAACACCGTTTACAAAAACAAAAATACATCGCATATCAAAATACCATAGACTCCACTGGAGTAACCCAAATATCGACTTCCGATCCTGATAGTCGTCAAATCATGACCCGAAACAACATCTCGGAAGTAGCCTATACCGTGCAAACAATTGTTGATGCCCGCCATAACATCCCGATTGATTTTAAAGTGACCAACCAAAACGATTCCAAGGCCATGGGAGGCATGCTACGCAGAACAAAGACCATTTTAAGAACAAACAATTTTACGGCTCTTTTTGATAAAGGATATCACACTGGAAGTGAATTTAATGCAGCTCATCAATTAGGTATTAAAACACTCGTAGCCATACCTAGTATAGGCAGGGCTTCACAAGCTCGGACACAAACTACAACTCCGAACACTTTGCCTATTGCAAGGAAAACGACACCTACACATGTCCACAGGGAAATATCCTAA
- a CDS encoding transposase, giving the protein MLKSNGSTYKGNNYTFKQYKTKKCKNCPVRDLCTTAKANGKVIQRSEYQHYIEQNAIRMKQDPKAYKKRQAIVEHPYGVIKRQWGFYYIMTKKTIEHASADVGLIFSAYNLRRIFNLIDHNSLKEYLKRLFLIFYTYRTVFKAFCQTYINSKNQNIYHKKYYMVA; this is encoded by the coding sequence ATCCTAAAAAGCAATGGCAGCACTTATAAAGGCAATAATTACACATTCAAGCAGTACAAGACCAAAAAATGTAAAAACTGTCCCGTTAGAGACCTGTGCACCACTGCCAAAGCCAATGGAAAAGTAATACAACGCAGTGAATACCAACATTACATTGAGCAGAATGCCATAAGAATGAAACAAGATCCAAAGGCTTACAAAAAAAGACAGGCTATCGTAGAGCATCCTTATGGCGTAATAAAAAGACAATGGGGATTTTATTATATCATGACCAAGAAGACCATTGAACATGCCTCGGCAGATGTGGGTCTTATATTTTCTGCATATAACCTGCGTAGAATATTCAACTTAATTGACCACAATTCTCTAAAAGAGTACCTAAAAAGGCTGTTTTTGATTTTTTACACCTATAGGACTGTTTTTAAAGCCTTTTGCCAAACCTATATCAATTCCAAAAACCAAAATATTTACCACAAAAAATATTATATGGTAGCTTAA
- a CDS encoding DUF6602 domain-containing protein, producing MTEPIFKEEEKAILLSVDKAKASSNNSQVIGRNGELPLLTFLNNYLPPNLKAVSGHFLTPESIKSPQIDIIIIDSRYPLLGYNDDGTVLVMAHSVLRIIEIKTNLTTKDLKKTAIIFSKTKPLFNTIWKRDQSGFDKPVFELLAYRLTVKERTIENSYFENCNPADNHFDVSILRSEELQDYGIQLHFEPTSQWNEFKEVTKDILKDKFLLTCFKQRTPLADFYYQLIQDSYYTIHHRNYSLKDIGEHFMEYLNWTTTRR from the coding sequence ATGACAGAACCAATATTTAAAGAAGAAGAAAAGGCTATTTTGTTAAGTGTTGATAAAGCAAAAGCATCTTCAAACAATAGTCAAGTCATTGGTCGAAATGGAGAATTGCCTCTTTTGACATTTCTGAATAATTATCTTCCACCTAATTTGAAAGCTGTGTCTGGACACTTTCTAACACCTGAATCAATTAAGTCACCTCAAATAGATATCATAATTATTGATAGTAGATATCCTCTTCTTGGCTACAATGATGACGGAACTGTACTAGTAATGGCTCACTCTGTTTTAAGAATAATAGAGATTAAAACAAATCTTACAACAAAAGATTTAAAAAAAACTGCTATAATATTTTCTAAGACAAAACCTCTTTTTAATACCATTTGGAAACGTGATCAATCAGGATTTGACAAACCAGTTTTCGAATTATTAGCATATAGACTTACAGTTAAGGAAAGAACTATTGAAAATTCATATTTTGAAAATTGCAATCCAGCAGACAATCATTTTGATGTATCTATATTAAGAAGTGAAGAATTACAGGACTATGGTATACAATTACATTTCGAACCAACTTCGCAATGGAATGAATTTAAAGAAGTAACTAAAGACATACTTAAAGACAAATTTCTTCTAACTTGTTTTAAACAAAGAACACCCTTAGCAGATTTTTATTATCAATTAATTCAAGATTCCTATTATACTATTCACCATAGAAATTATTCTCTTAAAGATATCGGTGAGCATTTTATGGAATATTTAAATTGGACTACAACTCGAAGATAA
- the map gene encoding type I methionyl aminopeptidase: MSITKESELIGMKKISEVVGTTLKLMREYAKVGMSTKELDEYGGEILKSYGAKSAPYETYDFPGYACISVNEEVAHGIPSENKILKEGDLINIDVSAELNGFWSDNGGSFVLGKDIHNHQPLVDASKNILKKAITNIKGGVKIADIGQIIETEAKKSGFKVIKNLAGHGVGKSLHEEPENILNYRVKTNRERFKKNTTVAIETFIATKSTIALELNDGWTLVGDKGGYVTQHEQTILITDKYPVILTESNEIWN, translated from the coding sequence ATGTCAATAACAAAAGAATCTGAATTAATAGGAATGAAAAAAATTAGTGAAGTCGTTGGTACTACACTAAAATTAATGAGAGAATATGCTAAAGTTGGTATGTCAACCAAAGAATTAGATGAATATGGAGGCGAGATTTTAAAAAGCTATGGAGCTAAATCAGCACCTTATGAAACTTATGATTTTCCTGGATATGCTTGTATAAGTGTAAATGAAGAAGTCGCTCACGGAATTCCATCTGAAAACAAAATTCTTAAGGAAGGAGATTTAATAAATATTGATGTATCAGCAGAATTAAATGGATTTTGGTCTGACAATGGAGGTTCGTTTGTACTTGGAAAAGATATACATAACCATCAGCCTCTTGTAGATGCTTCTAAAAACATCTTAAAAAAGGCAATTACAAATATAAAAGGTGGTGTGAAAATAGCTGATATTGGACAAATTATTGAAACAGAAGCAAAAAAATCTGGTTTTAAAGTAATTAAAAATTTAGCAGGACATGGTGTTGGAAAAAGTTTACACGAAGAACCTGAAAACATATTAAACTATAGAGTTAAAACAAATCGAGAAAGATTTAAAAAAAATACTACAGTCGCTATAGAAACTTTTATAGCAACAAAATCAACTATTGCTTTAGAATTAAACGATGGTTGGACTTTAGTTGGAGATAAAGGTGGATATGTAACTCAACATGAACAAACAATTCTTATAACTGATAAATATCCTGTTATTTTAACAGAATCGAATGAAATTTGGAATTAA
- a CDS encoding TlpA disulfide reductase family protein, with the protein MRIKTTLLLSICLCIMTGCKKDNILELPITYHKGFGPFEASTSGADLYFEIINNPWEKTYLKVSGIPQNWTDAKVGQIQSDMDQYVYQNYLLGDISKEWYEELQKTWDWEPDTLNLSKEPIKTRAAFAIGNDSVGNTMVVVDANNNYDFSDDEPFELVQYESELDRDARLNNEAIYVTFERLLNDKKIQVEVPILISSANMDQYYLNCNFAQYRTAKLENHLIYIYSRNIFPFRNVGISSSQSPIGEKIDFDKVAFDNEYLEIGTNVYKNLGVKRNKDVLLLEKMNFSKNQIRSIQIGFKAIDFSGSQFKQENTISLDILKGKYVLLDFWGTWCGPCIQEIPNLKTLYDHTDKSKFEIISIVVESPIKDLEQMMSKYEITWPQIISDDSNKIKEKYGIVRYPTTFLISPEGTIIAKDLRGKELENKIESLLKIKPAGNTL; encoded by the coding sequence ATGAGAATTAAAACTACATTACTATTGAGCATATGTTTATGTATAATGACAGGTTGTAAAAAGGACAACATTTTAGAACTACCTATCACTTATCACAAAGGATTTGGACCTTTCGAAGCATCTACAAGTGGTGCAGATCTTTATTTTGAAATTATAAATAACCCTTGGGAAAAAACATATTTGAAAGTTTCTGGTATACCACAAAACTGGACTGACGCTAAAGTTGGACAAATTCAATCAGATATGGACCAATATGTTTATCAAAACTACCTTTTGGGAGATATCTCAAAAGAATGGTATGAAGAGCTACAAAAAACATGGGATTGGGAACCAGATACATTGAATTTATCAAAAGAGCCAATAAAAACCAGAGCTGCTTTCGCTATTGGAAATGATTCCGTTGGAAATACAATGGTCGTTGTAGATGCAAATAACAATTATGATTTTAGTGATGATGAGCCTTTTGAACTAGTTCAGTATGAAAGTGAATTAGATCGGGATGCACGGTTAAATAATGAAGCAATATATGTTACTTTTGAACGCCTATTAAATGACAAAAAGATTCAGGTTGAAGTTCCTATCTTGATTTCCTCTGCCAATATGGATCAATATTACTTAAATTGTAATTTCGCTCAGTACCGTACTGCAAAACTAGAGAATCACTTAATATACATCTATTCTAGAAATATCTTTCCATTTAGAAATGTAGGGATAAGTAGTAGCCAAAGTCCAATTGGAGAAAAAATAGATTTTGATAAAGTAGCTTTTGACAATGAATATCTTGAAATCGGAACTAATGTATACAAAAACTTGGGAGTAAAGAGGAATAAAGACGTTTTACTTTTAGAAAAAATGAATTTTTCTAAAAATCAAATACGCTCTATTCAAATTGGATTTAAAGCAATTGATTTTTCAGGAAGTCAGTTTAAACAGGAAAATACTATTTCATTGGATATTTTAAAGGGGAAATATGTACTTCTTGACTTTTGGGGTACTTGGTGTGGTCCTTGCATCCAAGAAATCCCAAACCTCAAGACGTTATACGATCATACTGATAAATCAAAATTTGAAATAATTAGTATTGTCGTGGAAAGTCCAATAAAGGATTTAGAGCAAATGATGAGTAAATATGAAATAACATGGCCTCAAATTATATCCGATGATTCAAACAAAATCAAAGAAAAGTACGGAATAGTTAGATATCCGACAACATTTCTGATTAGCCCTGAAGGAACAATTATTGCGAAAGATTTAAGAGGAAAAGAATTGGAAAACAAAATAGAAAGTTTACTAAAAATAAAGCCAGCAGGTAACACCTTATAA